The proteins below come from a single Solea solea chromosome 6, fSolSol10.1, whole genome shotgun sequence genomic window:
- the LOC131461069 gene encoding complement C1q subcomponent subunit C-like, producing MLHHFLLPVLALISLAVQLLVAMETCPATGVPGIPGMPGLPGRDGRDGLKGQKGEQGAERNFGLGPLTGVKGEPGPMGFPGKRGESGEPGEPGEPGHEGPLGEPGDLDTQGGQQRAAFSVARATTENPSSSGPIRFTTVITNIDNDYDVETGCFRCRVSGTYYFVFHASIEDRLCVVMKMNGTELAMFCDHRRDNRQVTSGGLAVYMSQNQQVWLEIKDYRGMTGKPSGYSVFSGFLLRHH from the exons ATGCTCCATCACTTTCTTCTCCCAGTGTTGGCGCTGATCTCATTAGCTGTGCAGCTGCTGGTTGCTATGGAGACCTGCCCAGCCACCGGGGTGCCGGGCATACCAG GAATGCCCGGACTGCCCGGCAGAGACGGTCGTGATGGTCTGAAAGGACAGAAAGGCGAACAAG GAGCAGAGCGGAACTTCGGCCTCGGCCCACTGACGGGGGTGAAGGGGGAGCCGGGGCCGATGGGTTTCCCGGGGAAACGAGGTGAGAGCGGCGAGCCGGGGGAACCTGGGGAACCAGGACATGAAGGCCCTCTCGGAGAACCCGGAGACCTCGA TACCCAGGGGGGCCAGCAGAGGGCGGCGTTCAGCGTGGCCAGAGCAACCACGGAAAACCCGAGCAGTTCCGGCCCCATTCGCTTCACGACCGTCATCACCAACATCGACAACGACTACGACGTCGAGACGGGATGCTTCAG GTGTCGGGTCTCGGGGACGTACTACTTTGTGTTCCACGCGTCGATAGAAGATCGTCTGTGTGTCGTGATGAAGATGAATGGAACTGAGCTTGCGATGTTCTGCGATCATCGCCGTGACAACAGACAG GTGACCTCCGGCGGCCTGGCGGTCTACATGTCCCAAAATCAGCAGGTTTGGTTGGAGATCAAAGACTACAGAGGGATGACGGGGAAACCGAGCGGTTACAGCGtcttctccggcttcctgctgCGCCACCACTGA
- the LOC131461401 gene encoding complement C1q subcomponent subunit C-like isoform X2 — protein sequence MNVPTGPGVGLQDIACRPFPGIFPCKLTPVVWTMRGYFGIAVGVALLLTTGQCDTSCGGIDGLHGVLGVAGRDGWPGEKGQKGEPGSVSSGLVDGSVLKLRGERGSRGLQGPMGPKGYHGDVGAAGHPGKPGRRGPSGDILNQGQSGRQAHVAFSVIRRDRSYPRPAGSGSQTITYQSTVVNKPGDIVAATGIFTCRVPGVYYFTFHSVAKVSMCLRIASQAVALGFCDYNRGKSDHVLSGGAVLQLTLGQRVWLESFRDQQTESDMRDTQDKQIIFNGFLLFPGAQ from the exons TTGACCCCAGTCGTTTGGACCATGAGAGGTTATTTTGGGATAGCTGTGGGCGTGGCCTTGCTCTTGACCACCGGCCAATGTGACACGAGCTGTGGAGGAATAGACGGTCTACACGGAGTCTTAGGAGTGGCAGGTCGAGATGGATGGCCCGGGGAGAAGGGACAGAAAGGAGAGCCag GGTCCGTGTCCAGTGGACTGGTGGACGGAAGTGTCCTGaagctgagaggagagagggggagtcGCGGTTTACAAGGACCGATGGGGCCTAAAGGCTACCACGGAGACGTGGGAGCAGCAGGTCACCCTGGGAAACCTGGACGCCGCGGTCCTAGTGGAGACATTCTTAATCAAG GACAGTCCGGTCGTCAGGCCCACGTGGCCTTCTCCGTCATCAGGAGAGACAGAAGTTACCCTCGCCCGGCAGGCAGCGGATCACAG ACAATAACCTACCAGTCCACTGTGGTCAACAAACCTGGCGACATTGTTGCAGCCACAGGTATCTTCACCTGCAGAGTTCCTGGCGTTTATTACTTCACTTTTCACTCTGTTGCCAAG gtTAGCATGTGCCTGCGTATAGCCAGTCAGGCTGTGGCTCTGGGATTCTGTGATTACAACAGGGGAAAAAGTGATCAC gtgCTGTCAGGGGGCGCTGTTCTGCAGCTCACGCTGGGACAGAGAGTTTGGCTCGAGTCCTTCAGAGACCAGCAGACGGAGTCTGACATGCGGGACACGCAGGACAAACAGATCATCTTCAATGGCTTCCTGCTCTTCCCAGGGGCTCAGTGA
- the LOC131461401 gene encoding complement C1q subcomponent subunit C-like isoform X3, giving the protein MRGYFGIAVGVALLLTTGQCDTSCGGIDGLHGVLGVAGRDGWPGEKGQKGEPGSVSSGLVDGSVLKLRGERGSRGLQGPMGPKGYHGDVGAAGHPGKPGRRGPSGDILNQGQSGRQAHVAFSVIRRDRSYPRPAGSGSQTITYQSTVVNKPGDIVAATGIFTCRVPGVYYFTFHSVAKVSMCLRIASQAVALGFCDYNRGKSDHVLSGGAVLQLTLGQRVWLESFRDQQTESDMRDTQDKQIIFNGFLLFPGAQ; this is encoded by the exons ATGAGAGGTTATTTTGGGATAGCTGTGGGCGTGGCCTTGCTCTTGACCACCGGCCAATGTGACACGAGCTGTGGAGGAATAGACGGTCTACACGGAGTCTTAGGAGTGGCAGGTCGAGATGGATGGCCCGGGGAGAAGGGACAGAAAGGAGAGCCag GGTCCGTGTCCAGTGGACTGGTGGACGGAAGTGTCCTGaagctgagaggagagagggggagtcGCGGTTTACAAGGACCGATGGGGCCTAAAGGCTACCACGGAGACGTGGGAGCAGCAGGTCACCCTGGGAAACCTGGACGCCGCGGTCCTAGTGGAGACATTCTTAATCAAG GACAGTCCGGTCGTCAGGCCCACGTGGCCTTCTCCGTCATCAGGAGAGACAGAAGTTACCCTCGCCCGGCAGGCAGCGGATCACAG ACAATAACCTACCAGTCCACTGTGGTCAACAAACCTGGCGACATTGTTGCAGCCACAGGTATCTTCACCTGCAGAGTTCCTGGCGTTTATTACTTCACTTTTCACTCTGTTGCCAAG gtTAGCATGTGCCTGCGTATAGCCAGTCAGGCTGTGGCTCTGGGATTCTGTGATTACAACAGGGGAAAAAGTGATCAC gtgCTGTCAGGGGGCGCTGTTCTGCAGCTCACGCTGGGACAGAGAGTTTGGCTCGAGTCCTTCAGAGACCAGCAGACGGAGTCTGACATGCGGGACACGCAGGACAAACAGATCATCTTCAATGGCTTCCTGCTCTTCCCAGGGGCTCAGTGA